From the genome of Carassius auratus strain Wakin chromosome 26, ASM336829v1, whole genome shotgun sequence, one region includes:
- the clrn2 gene encoding clarin-2, translating into MPTVWKQIVFSFASVLSIGSVVLLVVALATERWITGTTLCQTGVDLVNASSPEFEQFTGHIYYGLFQGGKTRRCGLGIRRSKIYIFPKLIKKINSGLHMIIIFFLFIAISFAVLSLAFCIYNARKVPYQSIKGPFGLYIWNFIAALFSAMGFACFLAAIQCHQLTEHVANYRESLFTLVILEENLGFSFWLCVASAVTHGVNILVVASSKIHLPKIQTKKPEEPTATGDDFLY; encoded by the exons ATGCCAACTGTCTGGAAACAGATCGTGTTCTccttcgcttctgtactcagcaTCGGTTCTGTGGTACTTCTGGTTGTGGCGCTGGCCACGGAACGCTGGATCACCGGAACCACACTGTGTCAGACAGGAGTGGATCTGGTGAACGCGTCTAGTCCAGAGTTCGAGCAGTTTACGGGACACATTTACTACGGGCTCTTTCAGGGCGGGAAAACACGAAGATGCGGGCTCGGGATCCGCCGCTCCAAAATATACA TTTTCCCAAAGCTCATCAAAAAAATCAACAGTGGTCTTCACATGATCAtaattttcttccttttcatTGCTATTAGCTTTGCAGTACTCAGTTTAGCTTTCTGTATATATAATGCCAGAAAAGTTCCTTACCAGTCTATTAAAGGACCTTTTGGCCTCTACATCTGGAATTTCATTGCAG CTCTGTTCAGTGCAATGGGCTTTGCATGTTTCCTCGCAGCAATCCAGTGCCATCAGCTCACAGAACATGTGGCTAACTACCGTGAGAGTCTTTTTACCCTTGTGATCCTTGAGGAGAATCTTGGTTTCTCCTTCTGGTTGTGTGTTGCCAGCGCTGTAACACACGGAGTTAACATTCTTGTAGTAGCCTCCAGTAAAATTCATCTTCCTAAAATACAGACTAAGAAACCAGAGGAACCCACAGCCACTGGAGATGATTTTCTCTACTGA